The following proteins are encoded in a genomic region of Paenibacillus sp. FSL H3-0469:
- a CDS encoding helix-turn-helix transcriptional regulator, with protein sequence MKVVIPDSLMGEIQELQDTFGSVTGQALVLTDQAGNVVTRPTLSGIFYQKMFKSLQVIERPFEPALLRLGPLSYPAILEEWVPGLKYVVSPLVPDYGQTYYLWSGLYMEEGTRGLVLQAFEAKMRNHPDYDMLKDVLAVMPELSREGIVSIRGKLSVLGNVLSKLLAGCAVKPLEQRRGLLISQLLSNLESEFLKIEVVLQQMAGTLSDAELYAFAQEEEAGQFKVKYSAGKEAGLLMNAGFQQGDGFLGQAVLGMEPRHWQSVAQDSRSLFFTQRGMTQPEYLSCYPVRIHSGKRALLLAVGFGKSRLIQDYAQYEQNVTALLGLSGRGEQLVQREALRREATLRLKEAARLLPQAASTQELGAGLLDMIMGMPFFPSSVLVFFEEQPDDTHYAKGWRTEEIMPYVQDLQSRYSSQAFLSSAIINGEVEGQVLLECPLIAEKVFKGILSVGFRRRSEAEEWLSLTGCLASLASTSIRLIEKEARHMKQAGVFTSQTLHYLQLSNPELHRLSAEASAMAYELARYTGLPERESEQMRTAALLAPFRLEFLHGYGFYLEELSLLKQVDQFASFYFEINKPSVSVTAQLLVLVLHHSGKGADKELLADADLEWLNPSRFYLDDHVVGELYTEPRNTFQSFLRSRSEAMPVKRGVSAGKLLNSTALKTPKEEWGISPREEEVLELIILGKTNKEIASALFISEHTVKNHLSRIFNKMNVTDRSQIIALVYKRIFDSERIEMS encoded by the coding sequence ATGAAAGTAGTTATACCCGATTCACTGATGGGAGAAATTCAAGAGCTCCAGGATACGTTCGGCTCTGTTACGGGTCAGGCGCTTGTGCTTACGGATCAGGCCGGGAATGTGGTTACCCGCCCAACGCTGTCCGGAATATTCTATCAGAAGATGTTTAAATCTTTACAGGTCATAGAGCGGCCCTTCGAGCCTGCATTGCTCAGATTGGGCCCCTTATCATATCCTGCCATACTTGAGGAGTGGGTCCCCGGGCTGAAGTATGTGGTCAGTCCGCTGGTTCCTGACTATGGACAGACGTACTATTTATGGTCCGGCTTATATATGGAAGAAGGCACCCGCGGGCTTGTGCTGCAGGCGTTCGAGGCCAAGATGCGGAATCACCCTGACTATGACATGCTGAAGGATGTACTGGCCGTCATGCCTGAGCTTAGCCGGGAAGGCATCGTCAGCATCAGGGGGAAATTGAGTGTGCTCGGGAATGTGCTCTCCAAATTGCTGGCGGGGTGCGCAGTGAAGCCGCTGGAACAGAGACGGGGTCTGCTGATTTCCCAGCTGTTATCCAATCTGGAGAGTGAGTTCCTGAAGATAGAGGTTGTGCTGCAGCAGATGGCCGGTACGTTATCTGATGCAGAGCTGTATGCCTTTGCCCAAGAGGAGGAGGCCGGCCAGTTCAAGGTGAAATATTCTGCCGGCAAAGAAGCAGGACTCCTCATGAATGCCGGGTTCCAGCAAGGAGACGGTTTTCTGGGGCAGGCAGTTCTGGGCATGGAGCCCAGGCATTGGCAGAGCGTTGCCCAAGATTCGAGATCGTTATTCTTCACCCAGCGCGGGATGACGCAGCCGGAATATTTGTCATGCTATCCGGTGAGAATTCACAGCGGGAAGAGAGCGTTGCTGCTCGCTGTGGGCTTTGGGAAGAGCCGCCTGATACAGGACTATGCCCAGTACGAGCAGAATGTTACTGCGCTCCTGGGCTTATCCGGACGGGGAGAGCAGCTGGTACAGCGTGAAGCCCTGCGCAGGGAGGCCACCCTGCGTTTGAAGGAAGCTGCCCGCCTGCTGCCGCAGGCCGCATCCACACAGGAGCTGGGCGCCGGGCTGCTGGATATGATTATGGGCATGCCTTTCTTCCCGTCATCGGTGCTCGTATTCTTCGAGGAGCAGCCGGACGATACCCATTACGCCAAGGGGTGGAGGACGGAGGAGATTATGCCGTATGTCCAGGACCTCCAGTCCCGTTACTCCTCGCAGGCCTTTCTCTCTTCTGCGATCATCAACGGGGAGGTGGAGGGGCAGGTCCTGCTCGAATGTCCGCTGATTGCCGAGAAGGTATTCAAGGGCATTCTGTCTGTGGGCTTCAGACGCCGCAGCGAAGCTGAGGAGTGGCTGTCCTTAACGGGCTGTCTTGCCAGTCTGGCGAGCACTTCGATCCGTCTGATCGAGAAGGAAGCCAGACATATGAAGCAGGCAGGGGTCTTCACCAGCCAGACGCTTCATTATCTCCAGCTCAGTAATCCCGAGCTGCACCGCCTGTCGGCAGAGGCTTCTGCTATGGCGTATGAGCTTGCCCGTTATACAGGGCTGCCGGAGCGGGAGTCAGAGCAGATGAGAACGGCTGCGCTGCTGGCTCCGTTCAGGCTGGAATTCCTGCATGGGTACGGATTCTACCTGGAAGAGCTTTCTTTGCTGAAGCAGGTGGACCAGTTTGCTTCGTTCTATTTTGAGATCAATAAGCCTTCGGTCTCTGTCACTGCCCAACTGCTCGTGCTGGTGCTTCATCATTCAGGCAAAGGCGCAGACAAGGAGCTGCTGGCGGACGCGGATCTGGAGTGGCTGAACCCCTCCCGCTTCTATCTGGATGACCATGTGGTCGGGGAGCTATACACTGAGCCGCGCAATACCTTCCAATCCTTTTTGCGCAGCCGCTCGGAAGCGATGCCCGTCAAAAGAGGTGTGTCTGCAGGGAAGCTGCTGAACAGTACAGCGCTGAAGACGCCCAAGGAGGAATGGGGAATCTCACCGCGTGAGGAGGAAGTGCTGGAGCTGATTATTCTGGGCAAGACGAATAAGGAGATTGCCAGCGCCTTGTTTATCAGCGAGCATACCGTCAAGAATCATCTAAGCCGCATTTTTAATAAAATGAACGTAACGGACCGTTCACAGATCATAGCTCTGGTCTATAAAAGAATATTCGATTCCGAACGTATCGAGATGTCCTGA
- a CDS encoding ABC transporter substrate-binding protein produces MRYSKQSLVLIVFTLVMAVLLAACGSSANSGSGSGTAANAPAPAASEAPTAAPATGNSSAEAEMVTFQDGAGEVQVPKNPQRIVDTTAFYTGYLLALGVKPVGVMQGAKDSPYLAEMLEGAEGLGDDVTPENILALEPDLIIVYTGTEGIDKLKEIAPVVQIKYGAKNYKDQMLDYGKLVNKNDEAKAWIAQWEARIAELKPQVQAAVGNKTVSILNPYAKGLYVFGHNYGRGGEILYGEFGLKAPAEAQKEAIDSGTGWASISMEKLPDYAGDIIFTCPWSGDTTDPKIVYDNPLWKGLPAVKAGNVFQLNPAADTYNDPISLEKQLDFITTSLLSVK; encoded by the coding sequence TTGCGATACTCTAAACAAAGTCTTGTCCTGATTGTTTTTACTCTCGTCATGGCTGTCCTGCTGGCAGCCTGCGGTTCATCGGCTAACTCCGGCTCTGGCTCCGGGACGGCAGCGAATGCACCTGCACCTGCAGCTTCTGAAGCACCCACGGCTGCTCCGGCTACTGGAAATTCTTCCGCTGAAGCAGAGATGGTTACTTTCCAGGATGGTGCCGGTGAGGTTCAAGTGCCTAAGAATCCACAGAGAATCGTGGATACTACAGCCTTTTATACAGGATATCTCCTGGCGCTGGGTGTGAAGCCGGTAGGGGTCATGCAAGGAGCCAAGGATAGTCCGTATCTTGCAGAGATGCTTGAAGGGGCAGAAGGGCTTGGTGATGATGTCACCCCGGAGAATATCCTGGCCCTGGAACCTGACCTGATTATTGTGTATACCGGAACAGAAGGCATCGATAAGCTGAAGGAAATCGCGCCTGTGGTACAGATTAAATATGGCGCTAAGAATTATAAGGATCAGATGCTCGACTACGGCAAGCTGGTGAACAAAAATGATGAAGCCAAGGCCTGGATCGCCCAGTGGGAGGCCCGCATTGCTGAGTTGAAGCCGCAGGTACAGGCTGCTGTTGGCAATAAGACCGTATCCATCCTGAATCCATATGCCAAGGGGCTGTATGTCTTCGGGCATAACTATGGCCGGGGCGGTGAGATTCTGTATGGTGAGTTCGGGCTGAAGGCTCCCGCAGAAGCGCAGAAGGAGGCCATCGACAGCGGAACAGGCTGGGCTTCCATTTCTATGGAGAAGCTGCCGGACTATGCCGGAGATATTATTTTCACCTGCCCATGGTCAGGGGATACTACAGACCCGAAGATTGTCTATGACAATCCGCTGTGGAAGGGGCTTCCGGCGGTCAAGGCAGGAAATGTATTCCAGCTGAATCCTGCCGCCGATACGTACAATGACCCGATCTCCCTGGAGAAACAGCTGGATTTCATTACGACCAGCCTGCTGTCGGTCAAATAG
- a CDS encoding D-alanine--D-alanine ligase, translated as MGNAKTTVGLVYGGKSGEHEVSLQTAYAVMNAFDYDKYEIIPFYISKQGVWKVGAVLEAPFPAIEQLKLSGVAGDMGTALNALFSGLSGGEQVIDVMFPLLHGTNGEDGTIQGLFEMANIPYIGAGVLASSAGMDKVVMKKLFGEAGLEQCDYCYFNAVSWRQRKHELIIDLEDKLGYPVFVKPANLGSSVGISKATDKESLIKAVDYAFRYDTKVIIEEFVDAREVEVAVLGNEEPEASVPGEIVSSGEYYDYAAKYTDGKSQMLIPAPVDPEVADRLRESAILAFKAIEGSGITRADFFLRKSDGKILINEVNTMPGFTPFSMYPLLWRETGVSYKVLLDRMIGLALERYRFRQGLKYDNE; from the coding sequence ATGGGGAACGCTAAAACTACCGTAGGACTGGTGTACGGCGGCAAATCCGGAGAGCATGAGGTATCGCTGCAGACGGCTTATGCGGTTATGAACGCTTTTGACTACGATAAATATGAGATTATTCCGTTCTATATCTCCAAGCAGGGGGTATGGAAGGTAGGTGCAGTGCTGGAGGCTCCCTTCCCCGCAATTGAGCAGCTTAAGCTCTCCGGGGTGGCTGGTGATATGGGCACGGCTCTGAATGCCTTGTTCAGCGGGCTCAGCGGAGGCGAGCAGGTCATCGACGTGATGTTCCCGCTGCTGCATGGTACGAACGGCGAAGACGGCACCATTCAGGGACTGTTCGAGATGGCGAATATCCCGTACATCGGTGCAGGGGTACTGGCTTCATCAGCGGGCATGGATAAGGTCGTTATGAAGAAGCTGTTCGGCGAGGCGGGGCTGGAGCAATGTGACTATTGCTACTTCAATGCTGTGAGCTGGAGACAGCGCAAGCATGAGCTGATTATAGATCTGGAGGATAAGCTGGGGTATCCGGTCTTCGTCAAGCCAGCCAACCTGGGCTCCAGCGTAGGAATCTCCAAGGCTACCGACAAGGAAAGTCTGATCAAGGCTGTGGACTATGCTTTCCGTTATGACACGAAGGTGATTATTGAGGAGTTCGTGGATGCGCGGGAAGTGGAGGTGGCGGTACTCGGCAATGAGGAGCCGGAGGCTTCGGTTCCGGGTGAAATCGTCTCTTCCGGTGAATATTATGATTATGCGGCCAAATACACTGACGGCAAGTCACAGATGCTTATCCCGGCACCTGTCGATCCCGAGGTAGCGGATCGTCTGCGGGAGTCGGCGATACTGGCCTTCAAGGCTATTGAGGGCAGCGGGATTACCCGGGCCGACTTCTTCCTGCGGAAGTCTGACGGCAAGATTCTTATTAATGAAGTGAATACCATGCCCGGCTTCACCCCGTTCAGCATGTATCCTCTGCTGTGGCGTGAGACCGGTGTGTCCTATAAAGTACTGCTGGACCGTATGATCGGGCTGGCGCTGGAGCGTTACCGGTTCAGACAGGGCCTGAAGTACGATAATGAATAA
- a CDS encoding amidase domain-containing protein codes for MEQQWKKSLYVYVDQLNKGRVAPGAEPRHTTIRDPRFLDEQRTRSRRIAQWYTRRGITPLRGETGVRTLRTVRQNPAEVVADVALHSAFYYEKGGMTHREDVVESERLTFVREKDGWEIVNVERRVPERNGVRKVVEKDPALRLSEWGEALSDPRPSQPLLNRRVLKGASGVREVRYRREEAAAYADLWWKEGNPEFEIFEVDCTNYVSQCLFAGGAPINYTGKRETGWWYKGYNGAQEWWSFSWAVSDSLKRYLSGSRGSGLRAEIVERPEQLQLGDIIQYDWDGNGHYQHSTIVTAFDAGGQPLVNARTVSSRHRFWDYKDSYAWTDRTAYRFFHINDYL; via the coding sequence ATGGAGCAGCAGTGGAAGAAAAGTCTCTATGTCTATGTGGACCAGCTGAACAAGGGGCGGGTTGCACCTGGCGCTGAGCCGCGCCACACCACGATCAGGGACCCCCGGTTCCTGGACGAACAGCGCACGCGTTCCCGCCGGATCGCCCAGTGGTACACCCGCCGGGGCATTACTCCGCTGCGCGGGGAGACGGGGGTGCGGACGCTGCGGACCGTGCGGCAGAACCCAGCTGAGGTGGTCGCCGATGTGGCGCTGCACAGCGCCTTCTATTACGAGAAGGGCGGGATGACGCACCGTGAGGATGTGGTGGAGTCGGAACGCCTGACCTTTGTACGTGAAAAGGACGGCTGGGAAATTGTGAACGTGGAGCGCCGTGTGCCTGAGCGGAATGGGGTACGCAAGGTGGTGGAGAAGGACCCGGCTCTGCGGCTCTCGGAGTGGGGAGAGGCTCTGTCCGATCCGCGTCCGTCCCAGCCGCTGCTGAACCGCCGTGTCCTGAAGGGCGCTAGTGGTGTTCGAGAGGTGCGCTACCGCCGGGAAGAAGCCGCAGCCTATGCTGACCTTTGGTGGAAGGAAGGGAACCCGGAGTTCGAGATTTTTGAGGTGGACTGCACCAATTACGTCTCTCAATGTCTCTTTGCAGGGGGAGCACCTATCAACTATACTGGTAAAAGAGAAACGGGCTGGTGGTACAAGGGCTATAATGGAGCCCAGGAATGGTGGAGCTTCAGCTGGGCGGTCTCCGACAGCCTGAAGCGTTATCTGAGCGGGAGCCGGGGAAGCGGGCTGCGTGCAGAGATTGTCGAGCGGCCGGAGCAGCTTCAACTGGGCGACATTATTCAGTATGACTGGGACGGGAACGGACATTATCAGCACAGCACGATTGTTACCGCATTTGATGCGGGAGGGCAGCCGCTGGTGAATGCGCGGACGGTTAGCAGCCGTCACCGCTTCTGGGATTACAAGGATTCCTACGCCTGGACGGACCGGACGGCTTATCGTTTTTTTCATATTAATGACTATTTATAG
- the acnA gene encoding aconitate hydratase AcnA, with translation MPSKDHFSLAKNLKSGGKTYRYYHLNALEEQGTGDISSLPFSIKVLLEAAVRQYDGRAITEEHVKQLANWSGGIDRNKEIPFIPARIVLQDFTGVPVVVDLAAMRDTVKKAGGDPKKINPLVPVDLVIDHSVMVDAFGTADALEYNMNVEFERNEERYRFLRWAQTAFNNFRAVPPATGIVHQVNLEYLASVAATKTIDGETVVYPDSLVGTDSHTTMINGLGVVGWGVGGIEAEAGMLGQPLYFVTPDVVGFKLTGSLMEGATATDLALTVTQMLRKKGVVGKFVEFYGPGLANISLADRATVANMAPEYGATIGFFPVDDETLAYLRSTGRPDELVELVGDYYKAQGMFRTAETPDPTFSDIIELDLASVVPSLAGPKRPQDRVELTHMKENFEGIIRTPVDKGGYGLSDEKIAEEVEIQHKNGSSSKLSTGAVVIAAITSCTNTSNPSVMLGAGLLAKKAVERGLTKPGYVKSSLTPGSLVVTEYLQKADLLKPLEALGFYLAGYGCATCIGNSGPLPDEVSEAITEHDMTVAAVISGNRNFEGRVHAQVKANYLASPPLVVAYALAGTVNIDLKTEPLGYDPQGEPVFLADIWPTTAEIREATLRSLSPEMFRSKYENVFTANERWNNIPVPEGELYEWDSNSTYIQNPPFFEHLADGASDIKDIRSSRVLALLGDSVTTDHISPAGNITASGPAGEYLRGHGVERADFNSYGSRRGNHEVMMRGTFANIRIRNAVAPGTEGGVTTFLPSDEVMSIYDASMLYQSAGQNLIVIAGKEYGTGSSRDWAAKGTLLLGVKAVIAESFERIHRSNLVGMGVLPLQFQEGHGWSSMGLTGRETFDITGLDNHVLPGQELTVTATREDGTQFDFPVIARLDSSVDIDYYRNGGILQTVLRQMLADATASEAAQPVE, from the coding sequence ATGCCAAGCAAGGACCATTTCTCATTGGCCAAGAACCTGAAATCAGGTGGCAAAACTTATCGCTACTATCATTTGAACGCTCTGGAGGAGCAAGGTACAGGCGACATTTCCTCCCTGCCATTCTCCATTAAGGTATTACTCGAAGCGGCTGTCCGCCAATATGACGGACGGGCGATTACCGAAGAACATGTCAAGCAGCTGGCTAACTGGTCCGGCGGCATTGACCGCAATAAGGAAATCCCGTTCATTCCTGCCCGGATTGTCCTGCAGGATTTCACCGGCGTGCCTGTAGTTGTCGATCTCGCGGCTATGCGCGATACCGTCAAGAAGGCGGGCGGGGACCCGAAGAAGATCAACCCGCTTGTACCGGTTGACCTTGTTATTGACCATTCCGTTATGGTTGATGCGTTCGGAACGGCGGATGCCCTTGAATATAATATGAACGTAGAATTCGAGCGTAATGAGGAGCGCTACCGCTTCCTGCGCTGGGCACAGACCGCCTTCAATAATTTCCGTGCGGTTCCTCCGGCAACCGGAATTGTGCATCAGGTGAATCTGGAGTATCTGGCTTCTGTGGCGGCCACCAAGACCATTGACGGAGAGACCGTTGTCTACCCGGATTCCCTGGTCGGCACGGATTCCCATACGACAATGATCAACGGCCTTGGCGTAGTGGGCTGGGGCGTCGGCGGAATTGAGGCTGAAGCAGGAATGCTCGGACAGCCGCTGTATTTCGTTACCCCGGATGTCGTCGGCTTCAAGCTGACCGGCAGTCTGATGGAAGGCGCTACAGCTACCGATCTGGCCCTTACCGTTACCCAAATGCTGCGCAAAAAAGGCGTAGTCGGCAAGTTCGTCGAATTCTACGGCCCGGGTCTGGCGAACATCAGTCTGGCAGACCGTGCGACAGTAGCCAACATGGCTCCTGAATACGGTGCAACGATCGGCTTCTTCCCTGTAGACGATGAGACGCTGGCCTATCTGCGCAGCACCGGACGCCCGGATGAGCTGGTAGAGCTGGTAGGGGATTATTATAAGGCGCAGGGCATGTTCCGCACCGCAGAGACACCGGACCCTACGTTCAGCGATATCATTGAGCTGGATCTGGCTTCTGTGGTTCCCAGCCTGGCCGGACCGAAGCGTCCGCAGGACCGGGTAGAGCTTACCCATATGAAGGAGAATTTCGAAGGCATTATCCGTACACCTGTCGATAAGGGCGGCTATGGCCTCAGCGACGAGAAGATTGCCGAAGAAGTTGAGATTCAGCACAAGAACGGAAGCAGCAGCAAGCTCTCAACAGGAGCGGTTGTCATTGCAGCCATCACGAGCTGTACGAACACCTCCAACCCGAGCGTAATGCTGGGCGCAGGACTGCTTGCCAAGAAGGCTGTAGAACGCGGTCTGACCAAGCCCGGATATGTCAAAAGCAGCCTGACTCCCGGATCGCTGGTCGTTACGGAATATCTGCAGAAGGCGGATCTGCTGAAGCCGCTGGAAGCGCTCGGCTTCTACCTGGCCGGCTACGGCTGCGCCACTTGTATCGGTAACTCCGGCCCGCTGCCGGATGAAGTCAGCGAAGCCATTACCGAGCATGATATGACGGTTGCCGCAGTCATCTCCGGGAACCGTAACTTCGAGGGCCGCGTGCATGCCCAGGTCAAAGCCAACTATCTCGCTTCACCGCCGCTGGTTGTCGCTTACGCTCTGGCCGGCACAGTGAATATTGACCTGAAGACCGAGCCGCTGGGCTATGACCCGCAGGGTGAGCCTGTCTTCCTGGCCGATATCTGGCCGACTACAGCCGAGATCCGCGAAGCCACCCTGCGCTCGCTCAGTCCTGAAATGTTCCGCAGCAAATATGAGAATGTATTCACGGCCAATGAACGCTGGAATAACATTCCGGTACCGGAAGGCGAGCTGTATGAATGGGACAGCAACTCCACCTACATTCAGAATCCGCCATTCTTCGAGCATCTGGCAGACGGTGCCTCTGACATTAAGGATATCAGAAGCTCGCGTGTACTTGCGCTGCTTGGCGATTCCGTCACTACCGACCATATCTCACCGGCCGGGAATATCACAGCATCCGGTCCGGCCGGAGAATATCTGCGGGGACATGGCGTGGAACGCGCCGACTTCAACTCCTACGGCTCGCGCCGCGGGAATCATGAGGTGATGATGCGCGGTACCTTCGCCAACATCCGTATCCGCAATGCAGTGGCTCCTGGAACAGAAGGCGGCGTAACCACCTTCCTGCCAAGCGATGAGGTCATGTCGATCTATGACGCCTCCATGCTGTACCAGTCGGCCGGACAGAACCTGATCGTTATCGCCGGTAAAGAATACGGCACAGGCAGCTCCCGCGACTGGGCCGCCAAGGGAACACTCCTTCTCGGAGTCAAAGCCGTCATCGCTGAGAGCTTCGAGCGGATTCACCGCAGCAATCTCGTCGGCATGGGCGTGCTGCCGCTGCAGTTCCAGGAAGGCCATGGCTGGAGCAGCATGGGACTGACCGGACGCGAGACCTTCGACATTACCGGTCTTGACAACCATGTCCTTCCCGGACAGGAGCTGACAGTCACTGCTACCCGTGAAGACGGCACCCAGTTCGACTTCCCGGTCATTGCCCGTCTCGACAGCAGCGTAGATATCGACTACTACCGCAATGGCGGTATTCTGCAGACGGTACTCCGCCAGATGCTGGCAGATGCTACAGCTTCAGAAGCGGCTCAGCCGGTAGAATAA